The following proteins are co-located in the Massilia litorea genome:
- a CDS encoding succinylglutamate desuccinylase, with protein sequence MSAPSLHQVPDAVRALAEADFGTVAQRFRDAGFVVGLPAKGILTVKGVQPVTRPAVLLSVGVHGDETGPIEMVAHVIEALSRAPAALAVDLMLCVGNVEAIAAGKRFIDADLNRMFKPDRGALAGTAEAARADEMIAATDAFFAGTGPVRWHLDLHTAIRASHYPMFAIVPDLIADHGKQALIDWLGQAAIGAIVMNPKSAGTYSYYSAEHHAAAGSTVELGRVGTLGQNNMAQFVDASAALDALLRGEQAAARTAPHVFKVAQEIVKLSDDFRMGFSRETPNFASLKRGEVIATDGETVYSVFHEEEMVVFPNPDVRVGLRAGLMVVRVN encoded by the coding sequence ATGAGCGCACCGTCCCTCCATCAGGTGCCTGACGCGGTGCGCGCGCTGGCCGAAGCCGATTTCGGCACGGTCGCGCAGCGCTTCCGCGACGCCGGCTTCGTCGTCGGGTTGCCCGCAAAGGGCATCCTGACGGTGAAGGGTGTGCAGCCCGTGACCCGGCCGGCGGTGCTGCTGTCGGTCGGCGTGCATGGCGACGAGACCGGGCCGATCGAAATGGTCGCGCACGTGATCGAAGCCCTTTCACGCGCGCCTGCAGCGCTGGCGGTGGACCTGATGCTCTGCGTCGGGAATGTCGAGGCGATCGCCGCCGGCAAGCGTTTCATCGACGCCGACTTGAACCGCATGTTCAAGCCCGATCGCGGAGCGCTGGCCGGGACAGCGGAGGCTGCACGGGCGGACGAGATGATCGCCGCCACCGACGCCTTCTTCGCGGGCACCGGCCCGGTGCGCTGGCACCTGGACCTGCACACGGCGATCCGCGCTTCGCACTACCCGATGTTCGCGATCGTGCCGGACCTGATCGCCGACCACGGCAAGCAAGCATTGATCGACTGGCTGGGGCAGGCCGCGATCGGCGCGATCGTCATGAATCCGAAATCGGCCGGCACCTACAGCTATTACTCGGCCGAGCACCACGCCGCGGCGGGCAGCACCGTGGAGCTGGGACGGGTCGGCACGCTGGGGCAGAACAACATGGCCCAGTTTGTCGACGCTTCCGCAGCGCTCGATGCACTGCTGCGCGGCGAACAGGCGGCGGCGCGCACCGCGCCGCACGTGTTCAAGGTGGCGCAGGAGATCGTCAAACTGTCCGACGATTTCCGCATGGGTTTTAGTCGCGAGACGCCGAATTTCGCTTCGCTCAAGCGGGGAGAAGTGATCGCCACCGACGGGGAGACCGTGTATTCGGTGTTCCACGAGGAGGAGATGGTGGTGTTCCCGAATCCGGATGTCAGAGTCGGGTTGCGCGCCGGGTTGATGGTGGTGCGTGTGAATTGA
- a CDS encoding NADH:flavin oxidoreductase/NADH oxidase — protein MSMLFSPYRLGPLELTNRIAIAPMCQYSADEGLATDWHMIHLGHLALSGAALLIIEATAVTPEGRITPDDLGLWSDAHLEALKPVIAAMRRHSPIKIGIQLAHAGRKASSNVPWEGGANIHPDQPRGWQTVAPSSVPHAEGESVPLALDHEGLQRIKQGFVDAALRAQQLGLDAIELHGAHRYLLHQFLSPLANRREDDYGGSLENRMRFPLEVCEAVRAAVPDLCVGMRISATDWVEGGWDVEQSVRLSHELEKRGCHFIHVSSGGVSPLQKIPVGAGYQIVFAERIKRETGVPTIGVGLITEPQQAEHVLQSGQADMVALARAMLYDPRWPWHAAAELGAQVAAPPQYWRSQPRQYKTLFGETRLGQR, from the coding sequence ATGAGCATGCTGTTCAGCCCCTACCGACTCGGGCCACTCGAACTGACCAACCGCATCGCCATCGCCCCCATGTGCCAGTACTCGGCCGACGAGGGCCTGGCCACCGACTGGCACATGATCCACCTCGGCCACCTGGCCCTGTCCGGCGCTGCCTTGTTGATCATCGAGGCGACCGCCGTCACCCCGGAAGGGCGCATCACGCCCGACGACCTGGGCCTGTGGTCCGACGCCCACCTGGAAGCCCTGAAACCGGTCATCGCCGCGATGCGCCGCCACTCACCGATTAAAATCGGCATCCAGCTGGCGCACGCCGGCCGCAAGGCCTCCAGCAACGTGCCCTGGGAAGGCGGCGCCAACATCCACCCCGACCAGCCACGCGGCTGGCAGACGGTCGCGCCATCGAGTGTCCCGCATGCCGAAGGCGAGAGCGTGCCGCTGGCGCTGGACCACGAAGGCCTGCAGCGCATCAAGCAGGGTTTCGTCGACGCCGCCCTGCGCGCACAACAGCTCGGCCTGGACGCCATCGAACTGCACGGCGCCCACCGCTACCTGCTGCACCAGTTCCTGTCGCCGCTGGCGAACCGGCGCGAGGACGACTACGGCGGCTCGCTGGAAAACCGCATGCGCTTTCCGCTCGAGGTGTGCGAAGCGGTGCGCGCGGCGGTGCCGGATCTGTGCGTCGGCATGCGCATCTCGGCCACCGACTGGGTCGAAGGCGGCTGGGATGTGGAACAAAGCGTCCGGTTATCCCACGAGCTGGAAAAGCGCGGCTGCCACTTCATCCACGTCTCCAGCGGCGGCGTGTCTCCGCTGCAGAAAATTCCGGTCGGTGCCGGCTACCAGATCGTCTTCGCCGAGCGTATCAAACGCGAAACGGGTGTGCCGACCATCGGCGTCGGCCTGATCACCGAGCCGCAGCAGGCCGAGCACGTCCTGCAGTCGGGCCAGGCCGACATGGTGGCGCTGGCGCGCGCGATGCTGTACGACCCGCGCTGGCCATGGCATGCGGCCGCCGAACTCGGTGCGCAGGTGGCCGCGCCGCCGCAGTACTGGCGTTCGCAGCCGCGCCAGTACAAGACGCTGTTCGGGGAAACGCGCCTCGGCCAGCGTTGA